The following are encoded in a window of Sebastes umbrosus isolate fSebUmb1 chromosome 7, fSebUmb1.pri, whole genome shotgun sequence genomic DNA:
- the gdpd4a gene encoding glycerophosphodiester phosphodiesterase domain-containing protein 5 isoform X2, with translation MPVTRLKLGKLKVVRRQLLQRYEHQPFVSCLAGLYGCQWRRYQRARAQPGECCCSKVECGSFGLLILTFFLSFLFLYFWSEAQNDYIDFDWFNFGTLGFWFPWSLVLLVVAAALFTYIALLLVLAVCLLSEGQRLYLHWSHKTGIVVALAFSVTATAILSDLWSKEWKTLLLSLQVTAPFLHVAAVSLMAVLSWPIALHFFRMNKRVRQVAVLGLYLSMLFSLYLVPLGMYSPCIKEAGTLGPAPTLIGHRGAPMLAPENTVMSFEKAVEAGGKGLETDVTISYDGVPFLMHDSTLKRTTNVAEVFPNRTHHDASMFTWAELQQLNAGDWFLSRDPFGTVSSLPEADWSQAQNQSVPSLAQFLEVAASSGRLVLFDLHRPPYGHPYSQSYINTTLQVVQAHINSSQVLWLPSEDRELVQAVDPELQQTSGEKASIQELTDGHITRLNLHYSTMSQQQFSKYQSVNISTNLYVISQPWLYTLAWCAGAQSVTTNSIHILSNIHKPLFLMTQEEYSLMWILTDAVSALLIIAVFIFHWWRERGLPFWSGSRQPHENGPYSKFRTDSSEVICVRWSPLHSDPPAGALISLPLVFNP, from the exons ATGCCCGTGACCAGACTGAAGCTGGGGAAGCTAAAGGTGGTGCGGCGGCAGCTGCTGCAAAG GTATGAACACCAGCCATTTGTCTCCTGCCTGGCTGGCCTCTATGGTTGCCAATGGAGACGATACCAAAGAGCCCGGGCGCAGCCAGGAGAGTGCTGCTGCAgcaag GTGGAGTGTGGCAGTTTTGGCCTCCTGATCCTCACCTTCTTCTTGAGTTTTTTATTCCTCTATTTCTGGAGTGAAGCTCAGAACGACTACATCGACTTTGACTG GTTTAACTTTGGGACTCTGGGCTTCTGGTTTCCCTGGTCTCTGGTCCTGCTGGTCgttgctgctgctctcttcACGTACATCGCCCTACTATTG GTGCTGGCGGTGTGTCTGCTGTCTGAGGGTCAGAGGCTGTACCTGCACTGGAGCCAcaag aCTGGCATCGTGGTGGCATTGGCGTTCTCCGTCACAGCCACCGCCATCTTGTCTGACCTCTGGAGCAAAGAATGgaagactctccttctctccctgcAG GTGACAGCACCTTTCCTCCATGTGGCTGCAGTTTCACTAATGGCGGTTCTCTCCTGGCCAATAGCGTTGCACTTCTTCCGCATGAACAAGAGAG TGCGTCAGGTGGCTGTCCTGGGTCTCTACCTGTCCATGCTGTTCTCTCTCTACCTGGTCCCTCTGGGAATGTACTCCCCCTGCATTAAAGAGGCAGGAACGCTGGGACCCGCCCCAACGCTCATCGGACACAGAGGAGCTCCAATG CTTGCTCCAGAGAATACTGTGATGTCTTTTGAGAAGGCGGTGGAAGCTGGAGGAAAAGGACTGGAGACTGACGTCACCATCAG ttaTGACGGCGTTCCCTTCCTGATGCACGACTCCACTCTGAAGAGAACCACTAATGTCGCTGAGGTATTCCCAAATCGAACGCACCACGATGCCTCCATGTTCACCTGGGccgagctgcagcagctgaatGCTGGCGACTGGTTCTTATCG AGGGATCCGTTTGGGACGGTGTCGTCCCTGCCTGAGGCTGACTGGTCCCAGGCCCAGAACCAGTCTGTTCCCTCACTGGCCCAGTTTCTGGAGGTAGCGGCCAGCAGCGGCAGACTAGTGCTGTTTGACCTGCACAGGCCACCGTACGGACATCCCTACAGTCAATCATACATCAACACCACTCTGCAGGTGGTGCAGGCCCACATCAACTCCTCACAG GTGCTGTGGCTGCCGTCTGAGGACAGGGAGCTGGTCCAGGCTGTGGATCCAGAGCTGCAGCAGACGTCTGGAGAAAAGGCTTCTATTCAGGAACTGACAGACGGCCACATCACCAGACTGAACCTGCACTACAGCACCATGTCACAACAACAgttcag taagTACCAGTCGGTGAACATCAGCACTAACCTGTATGTGATCAGCCAGCCTTGGCTCTACACTCTGGCCTGGTGTGCCGGAGCTCAGTCCGTCACCACCAACTCCATCCACATCCTGTCCAACATCCACAAGCCGCTCTTCCTCATG ACTCAAGAGGAATATAGTTTGATGTGGATTCTGACTGATGCTGTGTCAGCTCTCCTCATTATTGCAGTTTTCATATTCCATTG